CTCGGGCTGCCGGACATCGTCAACCTCAGCCCGGCCGCCGATTCGGGTTCGCTGTTCGCGGACCTCATCAACGACGACGGGCTGCTGAGGAGCCTGCTGGAGTACGTCGGCCCCGGGCGACGGTTCCGGCTCATCCCGCACACCACCACACCCGACCTGTGGGCCTTCGCCGATCTCCTGCGGCGGAAGTACGGCGTCATCGCCGAACTGCCAGAGAGCTGTCGCGATCAGGCCCTGCGCGATCTGCTGGACACCAAGAGCGGATTGCGGACACTGGTCGCCGAGGCCGGTCTGACCCGCACCGCGTGCACCGTGCCACGCGGCCGGCACTGCGCCGATCGCGACGAGGCACTGGCCGCCGTCGATGAGTTGCTGAGCGACGGAACACCGTGCATCGTCAAGGCCGACAAGGGTGAGGCCGGCGTCGGACTGCTGATCTTCCGGCCCGGGGATGACACGAGCAGCATCGTCCAGACCCTCAAGGAGAGCACCTTCTACGGCGAGGACCCCATCGTCGTCGAGGAGTACATCGACCGCGCCGACAGCAGCGACCGCCGGCCCATCGCCTTCCCCTCGGTGGAATACGTGGTCCCCGACGACCCGTCCCACGAGCCCGTGCTCACCCACGTCTGTGACATGCTCTTCGACGGCGCGACCGTGCTCCGCGGCAACGTCACCACCGCGTCCCTGAGCGAGACCGCATGGTACGAGCCCTTCGTCGCGGGAAGCAGAAAAGTCGCCCAGGAACTCCAACGCCGCGGCTACCGGGGGCACTTCGGGATCGACGCCGTCGCCAGGGGCGGGGAGGTGTTCATGCTGGACCTCAACGCCCGGCGCACCGGCTCCACCCATGTGCACGACTTCGGCGTACGGTTCCTTGGCCCCGACTATCTCAAGCGCCGCACCGTGGGCAACTACGACTTCTACGGCCTGCCCAAGGACAGCACCCTCACCGACGTGCTGGAGCGGCTGGGCCCCTTGGTCCGCTCACCGGGACAGTCCGACAGCGGCGTCGTGCCCTGCGAGCTGACCGGGCTGGCCACCGGGCGGCTCAGCTGCCTGATTCACGCGCCGTCACTGGCGGCATTCCACGACCTGGTCCAACGGGTCCATGCCACCCTCCCCCGAGATTGAGAACCCCGTGACCACAGGCACGACGAGGGCACAAGGCAACCGCTGGCTGATCCTGGCGGTGGTGGCGGGCTGCTTCCTGCCGGTGGCGGCCGACGCGACCATCCTGAACGTGGCCGTACCCTCCCTGACGGAGACGCTGGGGGCATCGGCACACAACGTGCTGTGGATCGCCGACATCTACCCGTTGATGATGGTGGGTCTGGTGCTGGTCACCGGGCCGCTCGGCGATCGCATCGGACACAAACGGCTCATGCTGACCGGCCTTGTCGTCTTCGGGGCCGCCTCCGCCGCCTGCGCACTGTCCCTCTCCCCGACCGCCCTGATCGGCGCGCGGGCGGCGCTGGCCACCGGCGCCTCCCTGATCATCCCAGCTACTCTGGCCATCATCCGGCAGGTCTTCGATGACGCCCGCGAACGTGCCATCGCCATCGGCGTGTGGAGCGCGGTCGCCGCGGGCGGCGCCGCGATCGGCCCCGTGGCAGGCGGCCTGATCCTTGAACACTTCTGGTGGGGAGCAGTCTTCCTCATCAACCTCCCGCTCGCCGCCGCGGCGATCATCCTGGTCTCCGTCCTGCTCACCAACCACCCAGCCCAGCACAAGGAGCCCTGGGAGCCCCTTTCCCCCCTCCTCGGCATCACCGGCGTCATCGGCGTGGTCTACGCAGTCAAGTCCCTGGCCCACCGCGGAACCCCCCTGTGGGAGGCATGGCTTCCCGGCCTGGCCGGTCTCGCGGCGCTCACCTGGTTCACCCGGCGCCAACTCACCTCCACCCACCCCATGCTGGACCTGTCCCTCTTCCGTGCACGGTCCTTCCGCGTGGGGACGGTGGCGGCCACCGTCCCCGTCCTGGTGCTGGTCGGCTTCGAACTGCAGCTCGCCCAGGACCTCCAGTTCGTGCACGGCATGTCCCCCAAGGAAGCGGGCCTCTTTCTCCTGCCGATGCCCCTGGCCACCTTCGCCGCCGGACCGCTCGCCGGCCTGCTCGTCTCCCGCCACGGCCTGCGCGTCGTGATCCCCGTCGGTCTGACCGTGGCCGCCCTCGGTTACGCCGGCATCGCCGCCTCCGCCGACCGGCCCGCCTCGCTGATCCTCACCACGTCACTGATACTGATCGGCGCGGGCCACGGAGCCGTCCAGACCGTCGCCTCCGACGCCATCATGACCGGCGCCCCGCCCCACCAGGCAGGCGCCGCGGCCTCCGTCGAATCCGTCTCCTACGAAGTCGGCGCCGGTCTCGGCATCGCCCTGCTCGGCAGCCTCATGGCAGGCCTCTACACCAGCAACTTCACCCCCTCCACAACCGTCGCCGCCCAGATCCCGCCCACCGCGTCGGACTCCATCGGC
The sequence above is a segment of the Streptomyces sp. NBC_01283 genome. Coding sequences within it:
- a CDS encoding MFS transporter, whose product is MTTGTTRAQGNRWLILAVVAGCFLPVAADATILNVAVPSLTETLGASAHNVLWIADIYPLMMVGLVLVTGPLGDRIGHKRLMLTGLVVFGAASAACALSLSPTALIGARAALATGASLIIPATLAIIRQVFDDARERAIAIGVWSAVAAGGAAIGPVAGGLILEHFWWGAVFLINLPLAAAAIILVSVLLTNHPAQHKEPWEPLSPLLGITGVIGVVYAVKSLAHRGTPLWEAWLPGLAGLAALTWFTRRQLTSTHPMLDLSLFRARSFRVGTVAATVPVLVLVGFELQLAQDLQFVHGMSPKEAGLFLLPMPLATFAAGPLAGLLVSRHGLRVVIPVGLTVAALGYAGIAASADRPASLILTTSLILIGAGHGAVQTVASDAIMTGAPPHQAGAAASVESVSYEVGAGLGIALLGSLMAGLYTSNFTPSTTVAAQIPPTASDSIGEALAATEKLPGPAAQAVTSAARDAFTAGYRITAIVAAAVVTAVAVGTAVAMHRGRPRPPEPASEQPDQQPAVDVPRA